Proteins encoded in a region of the Elizabethkingia bruuniana genome:
- a CDS encoding TMEM175 family protein, whose protein sequence is MKTSRLEAFSDGVIAIIITIMVLELKVPDTTSWSALYSLLPKFICYILSFIYVGIYWNNHHHMLHYCTSVNGRIMWSNLFFLFWLSLMPFATAWMGEHHFDKNTTITYGILLIFVAIGYTILSYQILNQEGKDSPYAKAIGSSYKEKASIILYILGIASSFYQSYLALFFFYVVAIIWIIPDRRLEKNVNHKDL, encoded by the coding sequence ATGAAAACATCTCGTTTAGAAGCGTTTAGTGACGGCGTTATTGCCATTATTATAACGATTATGGTATTGGAGCTAAAAGTTCCTGATACCACTAGCTGGTCTGCTTTGTACAGTTTGTTGCCTAAATTTATTTGTTATATCCTCAGCTTTATTTATGTTGGTATCTACTGGAACAATCACCACCATATGCTGCATTACTGCACCAGTGTTAATGGCAGAATTATGTGGAGTAACCTGTTTTTCTTATTCTGGCTTTCTCTGATGCCATTTGCTACAGCCTGGATGGGGGAACATCACTTTGATAAAAATACAACCATTACCTATGGTATACTCCTGATATTTGTGGCTATAGGCTATACCATACTCTCCTATCAAATACTGAATCAGGAAGGAAAAGACTCTCCGTATGCCAAAGCCATTGGTAGCAGTTATAAAGAAAAAGCATCCATAATATTATATATTTTAGGAATTGCCAGCTCGTTTTATCAGTCATATCTGGCGCTTTTCTTCTTTTATGTTGTCGCCATTATATGGATAATACCAGACCGCAGATTAGAGAAAAATGTAAATCACAAAGATTTGTAA
- a CDS encoding PDZ domain-containing protein → MKRFIIILLITITTFFKGQNKMELEKGTKAVIPFQLINSLIFIPVQLNGVSLTFLLDSGVGNTIIFSTQDKDLSLNDVSKMKFTGLGGSAEIEGVLSQKNILSFGKDLIDKEHTIYLILNEEFNFSSHIGIPVNGIIGYEFFKDYPVKIDYVKKKITIYSNQKEFERAVRKAAPFGITLEGDKPYIMADIQMTTAPKPSKLLIDLGNGDPVWIFPSLIKNFVYNRPNIDDYLGRGFNGDIFGKRSRIRRFSIGEFSFEKPLTAMPDEFSIQHLKLVPDRKGSIGGEILRRFTVFFDYPNSKIYLKKNRNYNDPFHFNMSGLDLRHDGMIWDKDLVSIPTTKSKESPREGVEVNLGDSFQYKFVLKPSYSIAGCREDSPAYKAGLRKNDKLVTVNGKPAGSYTLEQLNELFKSEEFKVIKITVTRNSETFNFSFALEDPIPYQEN, encoded by the coding sequence ATGAAACGCTTTATTATTATATTACTAATTACCATAACAACTTTTTTCAAAGGCCAGAATAAAATGGAATTAGAAAAAGGAACAAAAGCTGTTATACCGTTTCAGTTAATCAATAGCCTTATTTTTATCCCTGTACAGCTTAATGGTGTTAGCCTCACTTTCCTTCTCGATTCAGGTGTTGGCAATACTATTATATTCAGCACCCAGGATAAAGATCTTAGCCTTAATGATGTTTCAAAAATGAAATTTACGGGATTGGGTGGCTCTGCGGAAATAGAGGGAGTTCTTTCCCAGAAAAACATTCTTAGTTTCGGAAAAGACCTCATAGACAAAGAACACACAATATACCTGATTCTCAATGAAGAATTTAATTTTTCTTCTCATATAGGGATCCCGGTTAATGGTATTATCGGATATGAATTTTTTAAAGACTACCCTGTTAAAATTGATTATGTCAAAAAGAAAATTACTATTTACTCCAATCAGAAAGAATTTGAAAGAGCTGTAAGAAAAGCTGCTCCGTTCGGCATTACTCTGGAAGGTGATAAACCTTATATAATGGCCGATATCCAGATGACTACAGCACCTAAACCTTCCAAACTTCTCATTGATCTGGGAAATGGTGATCCTGTATGGATATTTCCGAGTCTGATTAAAAACTTTGTTTACAATCGACCTAACATCGATGACTATTTAGGCCGAGGTTTTAATGGTGACATTTTTGGAAAAAGAAGCCGAATCAGAAGATTTTCTATAGGCGAATTTAGTTTTGAAAAGCCTTTAACTGCTATGCCGGACGAATTTTCAATTCAGCATCTGAAACTTGTTCCGGATAGAAAAGGTTCCATAGGCGGAGAGATACTAAGAAGGTTTACTGTTTTCTTCGACTATCCCAATTCTAAAATATACCTAAAGAAAAACAGAAATTATAACGATCCGTTTCATTTTAATATGAGTGGTCTGGATCTTCGTCATGACGGTATGATATGGGATAAAGATCTGGTTTCTATACCTACCACTAAAAGTAAAGAATCTCCACGAGAAGGAGTGGAAGTTAACCTTGGTGATAGCTTTCAATACAAATTTGTGCTCAAACCATCTTATTCTATTGCCGGATGCAGAGAAGATTCCCCTGCTTATAAGGCCGGATTAAGAAAAAATGATAAATTAGTAACAGTAAACGGGAAGCCTGCCGGCAGTTATACACTGGAACAACTCAACGAGTTATTCAAATCTGAAGAATTTAAGGTTATTAAAATAACAGTTACCAGAAACAGTGAGACCTTTAATTTCAGTTTTGCATTGGAAGATCCGATACCCTATCAGGAAAATTAG
- a CDS encoding L,D-transpeptidase, with protein sequence MKKSFKLAGLVMISAIVLQCKKQNETVSSTPDHTDTTSTVVEDPKQEKDSVEVPKKDTIVKVERPTVSIKSNSDYSAWPMKGNDSLRKVFLNSYKGEDLHNILALNRLDRKNMGQADTLIVPNKLESNFLAYSPFPEYVEAMASIPKIAFFSYPIQAYALYENGKLVKWGPTSMGSKAHQTTRGLHFTNWKGKEVISTVSDEWKLKWNFNIANQEGIGWHQYSMPGYPASHSCLRLLEEDAKWMYDWGDQWVLNKGGATVRAKGNPVIVYGDYPWGQRRPWKKLMDDPKANDISEEQLTEIVTPFLAEIKKQQDNRVKVLEEVKKEKEQAKQQQDTAKPKATI encoded by the coding sequence ATGAAAAAAAGTTTTAAACTTGCTGGTTTAGTGATGATAAGTGCTATCGTATTGCAGTGTAAAAAGCAAAACGAAACAGTTTCATCTACACCCGATCACACCGACACTACATCTACAGTAGTAGAAGATCCTAAACAGGAAAAAGATTCTGTAGAGGTTCCGAAAAAAGACACAATTGTAAAAGTTGAAAGACCTACAGTTAGCATTAAAAGCAATTCTGATTATAGTGCGTGGCCTATGAAAGGAAATGATTCGCTGAGAAAAGTCTTTCTGAACAGCTATAAAGGAGAAGATCTTCACAATATCCTGGCGCTGAACCGCCTGGATAGAAAAAATATGGGACAGGCAGATACGCTTATTGTACCGAATAAACTGGAATCTAATTTCCTGGCTTATTCTCCATTCCCGGAATATGTTGAGGCCATGGCTTCAATACCAAAAATTGCTTTCTTCTCTTACCCTATCCAGGCTTATGCTTTATACGAAAACGGAAAACTGGTGAAGTGGGGACCTACAAGTATGGGATCCAAAGCTCATCAAACAACCAGAGGACTGCATTTTACTAACTGGAAAGGTAAAGAGGTTATTAGTACTGTAAGCGATGAATGGAAGCTGAAATGGAACTTTAATATTGCTAATCAGGAAGGTATAGGTTGGCACCAGTATTCAATGCCTGGCTATCCGGCATCGCATTCGTGTCTGAGACTTCTGGAAGAAGATGCTAAATGGATGTATGACTGGGGCGATCAATGGGTTCTGAATAAAGGCGGAGCAACAGTACGTGCAAAAGGAAATCCGGTTATTGTATATGGTGATTATCCGTGGGGGCAAAGAAGACCATGGAAAAAACTAATGGACGATCCTAAAGCCAATGATATTTCTGAAGAACAATTGACAGAAATAGTAACACCATTTCTTGCAGAAATAAAAAAACAGCAGGACAATAGGGTAAAAGTTCTTGAAGAAGTTAAAAAAGAAAAGGAACAAGCAAAACAACAGCAGGACACTGCAAAGCCTAAAGCTACAATATAA
- a CDS encoding Crp/Fnr family transcriptional regulator has protein sequence MFQIFRAHVDKFIEIDGEEFEKVTSFFRIKKFRKKEDLITAGEICRYHFFVLEGCLRKFYITSKGSEQTTEFAIETWWITDNMAYEHQLRTDFSIQAVENSEVLVIEYQDQERLLREHPVMERYFRYVYQRSYAAAQMRVRYIYTFSKEEMYLHFLEQQPQFVQRIPQYLIASFLGLTPEYLSEIRAKKIS, from the coding sequence ATGTTTCAGATCTTCAGAGCCCATGTGGACAAATTTATTGAAATAGACGGTGAGGAGTTTGAGAAAGTGACTTCTTTTTTCCGGATTAAAAAATTCCGAAAAAAGGAAGACCTGATTACTGCAGGTGAAATCTGCAGATATCATTTTTTTGTTCTGGAAGGATGTCTCAGAAAGTTTTACATTACCTCGAAGGGTTCTGAACAGACCACAGAATTTGCCATTGAAACCTGGTGGATTACTGATAATATGGCCTATGAGCATCAGTTAAGGACTGATTTCAGTATTCAGGCGGTTGAAAATTCAGAGGTTTTGGTGATTGAATATCAGGATCAAGAACGCCTGTTAAGAGAACATCCTGTAATGGAGCGTTATTTCAGATATGTTTATCAGCGTTCTTATGCAGCTGCGCAAATGCGGGTAAGATATATCTATACATTTTCCAAAGAGGAAATGTATCTTCATTTTCTGGAGCAGCAACCTCAGTTTGTACAGCGGATACCACAATATCTGATCGCCTCTTTTCTGGGGCTTACACCTGAATACTTAAGTGAAATAAGGGCTAAAAAGATTTCTTAA
- a CDS encoding carboxymuconolactone decarboxylase family protein, whose translation MEKRINIAQTEPQLYKAMYGLEAATAKTELSKTLKELIKIRASQINNCAYCLDMHTKDAIKNGETQQRIFVLSAWREATYLFTEEEQAVLAMTEEVTLISNTGVSEDTYQKALKHFTKNEVAQIIMAIITINAWNRIAVSTHLHIGE comes from the coding sequence ATGGAAAAACGCATCAACATTGCTCAGACAGAGCCACAATTGTACAAAGCTATGTACGGTCTGGAAGCAGCGACTGCCAAAACGGAATTATCAAAAACTTTAAAAGAGTTAATAAAAATCCGCGCCTCACAAATTAATAATTGTGCATATTGCCTGGATATGCATACTAAAGATGCTATCAAAAATGGTGAAACCCAACAACGCATATTTGTACTAAGTGCATGGCGGGAAGCTACATACCTGTTTACAGAAGAAGAACAGGCTGTACTGGCTATGACTGAAGAAGTTACATTAATAAGCAACACCGGAGTATCCGAAGATACTTATCAAAAAGCATTAAAACATTTTACTAAAAATGAAGTAGCACAAATTATTATGGCAATTATTACTATCAACGCATGGAACAGAATAGCTGTCAGTACTCATTTACATATTGGCGAATAA
- a CDS encoding MBL fold metallo-hydrolase, translated as MSLIKQMGQFPDNERRMFFETLPNYKNGQFHNLVPTPALAEGEKMGKVLWTFLKTKYPDTRPRKAIPYVDTDLKNLSPEENVMVWFGHSSYFIQLDGKRFLVDPVFSGNASPVPGSVKAFEGSNHYQPEDMPVIDVLLISHDHWDHLDYKTVQALKSKVKTVICGLGVAQHFEYWGWDRNRIIEKNWYDSIDLGDGFNVTLTPARHFSGRLTKRNISLWTSFVLQTPAMKLFLGGDSGYGPHFKDIGEKFGPFDLAILECGQYGDKWPYIHTLMDEMMTEVKELKAKSFIPVHNSKFKLAQHPWYEPLEKVTAAAEAESIPVATPRIGEKLNLNELNKKWDKWWQEIM; from the coding sequence ATGAGTTTGATAAAACAAATGGGGCAATTCCCTGATAATGAGCGTAGAATGTTCTTTGAGACATTACCTAACTATAAAAACGGGCAGTTTCATAACCTGGTTCCCACTCCGGCGCTGGCTGAAGGTGAGAAAATGGGTAAAGTATTATGGACTTTTCTGAAAACAAAATACCCGGATACAAGACCTAGAAAGGCTATTCCGTATGTGGATACAGACTTGAAGAATCTTAGTCCGGAAGAAAATGTTATGGTATGGTTTGGGCACAGCTCTTATTTTATTCAGTTAGATGGGAAAAGATTCTTAGTGGATCCTGTATTCAGCGGCAACGCTTCGCCTGTACCAGGCTCTGTAAAAGCATTTGAAGGATCCAATCATTATCAGCCGGAAGATATGCCAGTGATAGATGTTTTATTAATCTCCCATGACCATTGGGATCATTTAGATTATAAAACAGTACAGGCTTTAAAATCTAAAGTTAAAACGGTAATCTGCGGACTTGGAGTAGCTCAGCATTTTGAATACTGGGGCTGGGACAGAAACAGAATTATTGAAAAGAACTGGTATGACAGTATAGATCTTGGAGATGGTTTCAATGTGACCCTGACACCAGCAAGACACTTCTCCGGAAGACTGACTAAACGTAATATTTCTTTATGGACTTCTTTTGTATTACAGACTCCTGCAATGAAATTATTTTTGGGAGGCGACAGTGGCTATGGACCACATTTTAAAGATATTGGTGAGAAATTCGGACCTTTTGATCTTGCTATACTGGAATGTGGACAATACGGAGATAAATGGCCATATATTCATACACTTATGGATGAGATGATGACCGAAGTAAAAGAACTGAAAGCAAAAAGCTTTATTCCGGTACACAATTCCAAGTTTAAACTGGCACAGCACCCATGGTATGAACCACTGGAAAAGGTAACTGCTGCTGCAGAAGCTGAAAGTATTCCAGTGGCAACTCCCAGAATAGGAGAGAAGCTGAACCTGAATGAGCTCAATAAAAAATGGGATAAATGGTGGCAGGAGATTATGTAA
- a CDS encoding Na+/H+ antiporter, with product MVENFVFYLGLVMVILLAIMLANKLRIAYPILLVVAGLAISFIPGIPKIKIDPELIFIIFLPPLLYEAAFSVSWKEIWRMRRIITSFAFIVVFLTALSVAFVANSYIPGFSLALGFVLGGIVSPPDAVSAGAILKFVKVPKNFSTVLEGESLFNDASSLIIFRFAMVAVATGQLIWQDAATSFGWMIIGGIGIGVLLAFIFLKVHKIFPSDVNMDTILSLVTPYVMYIAAEEVHSSGVLAVVSGGLYLSVRRHEFLRTSESRLRGLNVWESFAFLINGIVFLIIGLDLPEIQEGLHNEGVGLSEAVGYGLLITLTLIIVRFIAAFGAVIVTLIARNFINVADRNPGFKAPILFGWTGMRGVVSLAAALSIPVQMDNGELFPHRNLILFITFIVILVTLILQGLTLPGLINVLNITEREGDYLSKDETEEFLRRGMRHAAFTYLNENYSHRKSDNAYFRKMMDQWEKEDKEEASHKISDETREMYLNALEEQRMWLRAENRNNPKIDEEFVRHYLIKLDLEEERLKIG from the coding sequence ATGGTTGAAAATTTTGTATTTTATCTGGGACTGGTAATGGTTATCCTGTTAGCGATTATGCTGGCAAATAAATTAAGAATTGCCTATCCTATACTTTTAGTTGTTGCCGGACTGGCAATTAGCTTTATTCCCGGTATTCCCAAAATAAAAATAGATCCTGAATTAATCTTTATAATTTTCCTGCCTCCGTTGCTTTATGAAGCTGCCTTTTCCGTTTCGTGGAAAGAAATATGGCGTATGAGGCGTATTATTACCAGCTTTGCCTTCATCGTGGTTTTCCTTACCGCTTTGTCAGTGGCTTTTGTAGCCAACTCTTATATCCCCGGATTTTCACTGGCCTTAGGCTTTGTACTGGGAGGGATTGTCTCACCTCCGGATGCTGTGAGTGCCGGTGCTATTCTGAAGTTTGTGAAAGTACCCAAAAACTTCTCTACAGTACTGGAAGGTGAAAGCTTATTTAATGATGCTTCCTCACTTATTATCTTCCGTTTTGCAATGGTAGCCGTAGCTACAGGGCAATTGATCTGGCAGGATGCCGCCACAAGCTTTGGCTGGATGATTATTGGTGGAATTGGAATAGGAGTTTTACTCGCTTTTATCTTTTTAAAAGTTCATAAAATATTTCCCTCCGATGTCAATATGGATACTATTCTAAGTCTTGTAACTCCTTACGTAATGTATATTGCGGCTGAAGAGGTTCATTCTTCCGGTGTACTGGCAGTAGTAAGCGGTGGTCTGTATCTTTCTGTGAGAAGGCATGAATTCCTTCGTACCTCCGAATCGCGCCTCAGAGGACTGAATGTATGGGAGAGTTTTGCTTTTCTCATCAATGGTATTGTGTTCCTAATTATTGGATTGGATTTGCCGGAAATACAGGAGGGATTACACAATGAAGGAGTAGGGCTTTCTGAAGCTGTAGGTTATGGCTTACTGATTACGTTGACTCTTATTATTGTACGCTTCATTGCGGCTTTTGGTGCAGTTATTGTAACCCTTATTGCGCGTAATTTTATTAATGTAGCTGACAGAAATCCGGGATTTAAAGCTCCAATACTTTTTGGGTGGACTGGTATGCGCGGAGTGGTTTCGCTTGCAGCAGCATTATCTATTCCTGTGCAAATGGATAATGGTGAATTGTTTCCGCACCGGAATCTGATACTTTTTATTACGTTTATTGTAATTCTGGTGACGTTGATTTTGCAGGGATTAACCTTACCGGGACTGATTAATGTTTTAAATATTACAGAAAGAGAAGGTGATTATTTATCAAAAGATGAGACAGAGGAATTCTTAAGAAGAGGAATGAGACATGCAGCTTTTACTTATCTGAATGAAAATTACAGTCATAGGAAAAGCGATAATGCATATTTCCGCAAAATGATGGATCAGTGGGAAAAAGAAGACAAAGAAGAAGCTTCCCATAAAATTTCAGATGAGACGAGAGAAATGTATTTAAATGCTCTGGAAGAGCAGCGGATGTGGCTAAGAGCAGAGAATAGAAATAATCCAAAAATCGATGAAGAGTTTGTAAGACATTACCTTATAAAGCTTGATTTGGAAGAAGAAAGATTAAAAATAGGGTAA
- a CDS encoding bestrophin family protein has translation MHTGKRYTPFEFAKWTKRDTLLMLLIATIPTVLYVIGWKFIGLPWQPVAIVGTAVAFIVGFKNNASYNRIWEARQIYGAIINDSRSFAYSVRDALGGKESTTVKRIFYRHFAWLTALRFQLREPRTWENMSQKSNSVYRNSRYKIPELNSNLEEELKSYLSGEELQYILSKKNKATQLTALQSEELIQLKKAGEINDFEWTLLQQSIIKFTDDQGKAERIKNFPYPRNFASIATYLLFIFVILAPFGLVKEMDKLGEGTFLQGYTVWFNIPFSAIIAWAFHTLDTVGESSVNPFEGSANDVPITQISRTIEIDMRDMLDETNLPQPIAPKNNIVL, from the coding sequence ATGCACACCGGAAAACGTTACACCCCTTTTGAATTTGCAAAATGGACAAAGAGAGATACTTTATTAATGCTGCTTATTGCCACTATTCCGACTGTTTTATACGTTATAGGCTGGAAATTTATAGGATTGCCCTGGCAGCCTGTCGCCATTGTCGGAACAGCAGTAGCTTTTATAGTTGGGTTTAAAAATAATGCCAGCTACAACAGGATTTGGGAAGCCCGGCAGATTTACGGAGCTATTATTAATGATAGCCGAAGTTTTGCTTATTCTGTAAGAGATGCGCTGGGCGGAAAAGAATCAACAACCGTAAAACGAATATTCTACCGTCATTTTGCCTGGCTTACAGCACTCAGATTTCAATTGCGGGAACCTCGTACATGGGAAAATATGAGTCAGAAAAGTAATTCTGTTTACCGTAACAGCAGATATAAAATTCCGGAACTCAATTCCAATCTGGAAGAAGAACTAAAATCTTATCTTTCTGGTGAAGAATTACAATATATTCTTTCTAAAAAAAATAAGGCAACACAGCTTACAGCATTACAATCAGAAGAATTGATCCAATTAAAAAAGGCCGGAGAAATCAACGATTTTGAATGGACATTGCTCCAGCAATCTATTATAAAGTTTACCGATGATCAGGGAAAAGCAGAGCGTATCAAAAACTTTCCTTACCCTCGGAATTTTGCTTCTATTGCCACCTATCTGCTTTTTATTTTTGTAATACTGGCGCCTTTCGGTTTGGTAAAAGAGATGGATAAACTGGGTGAAGGAACCTTTCTGCAAGGCTATACGGTATGGTTCAATATTCCTTTTTCTGCAATTATTGCCTGGGCTTTCCATACACTGGATACGGTGGGAGAAAGTTCTGTAAATCCTTTTGAAGGAAGTGCCAATGATGTTCCGATAACCCAGATTAGCCGGACTATAGAAATTGATATGCGGGATATGCTGGATGAAACCAATCTTCCACAGCCTATAGCTCCAAAGAATAATATTGTATTATAA
- a CDS encoding NAD-dependent epimerase/dehydratase family protein, with protein sequence MKLKVIITGATGMVGEGVLQESISNPNVEKILLINRKPSGYTHPKIEEILHSDFSNISALTSQVTGYDACFFCLGVSSIGMNEEQYTKVTYDLTLGFAKTLAEVNPQMTFCYVSGASTDSTEKGKQMWARVKGKTENDLMKLSFKGVYNFRPGFMKPTKGAKNIKGFFKFINAIYPLLRAINSTYFLTLEEVGKAMINATLHGYPKHVLEIGDIKKLSIG encoded by the coding sequence ATGAAACTAAAGGTTATTATAACCGGAGCCACTGGTATGGTAGGTGAGGGTGTACTGCAGGAAAGCATCAGTAATCCGAATGTAGAGAAAATTCTTTTAATAAACCGAAAGCCCAGCGGTTATACCCATCCTAAAATCGAAGAAATACTGCATAGCGATTTCAGTAATATATCGGCACTCACCAGTCAGGTCACAGGATATGATGCTTGCTTTTTCTGTCTTGGCGTATCTTCTATAGGGATGAATGAAGAGCAATATACCAAAGTTACTTATGATCTGACACTAGGGTTTGCCAAAACCCTGGCAGAAGTAAATCCACAAATGACTTTCTGTTATGTTTCCGGAGCCAGTACCGACAGTACTGAAAAGGGAAAACAAATGTGGGCACGGGTAAAAGGAAAAACAGAAAATGACCTGATGAAGCTTTCTTTCAAAGGAGTTTACAATTTCCGTCCCGGCTTTATGAAACCTACGAAAGGGGCTAAAAATATAAAAGGTTTCTTCAAATTTATTAATGCGATTTACCCACTTTTAAGAGCTATAAATTCCACCTATTTCCTTACGCTGGAAGAAGTTGGAAAGGCCATGATTAATGCGACATTACATGGCTACCCAAAACATGTACTGGAAATAGGAGATATCAAGAAACTCTCAATCGGATAA
- a CDS encoding MarR family winged helix-turn-helix transcriptional regulator — protein MKNLQQLKLENQICFPVYALSREIVSRYRPLLDQLDITYPQYLVLLILWEHQEQSVSQLGEKLYLDSGTLTPLLKRLEQKKMVTRSRSKEDERIVKIKLTSEGQSLQKKAASIPKQLFEDMKVPEEELKQLKTTIEKILTTLNQ, from the coding sequence ATGAAAAACCTGCAGCAGCTAAAACTAGAGAATCAGATATGCTTTCCGGTGTATGCATTATCCAGAGAAATTGTGAGCCGCTATCGCCCGCTTCTCGATCAATTGGATATTACCTATCCCCAGTATCTTGTTTTGCTTATTCTTTGGGAACATCAGGAACAGTCTGTTTCTCAGCTTGGAGAAAAATTATATTTAGACAGCGGTACCCTTACACCGCTACTAAAACGTCTGGAACAAAAAAAAATGGTTACCCGATCCAGAAGTAAAGAAGATGAGCGAATCGTGAAAATAAAGCTAACGTCTGAAGGCCAAAGCCTGCAGAAAAAAGCAGCTAGTATTCCGAAACAGCTTTTTGAAGATATGAAAGTACCTGAAGAAGAGCTTAAACAACTGAAAACAACAATAGAAAAAATATTAACAACTTTAAATCAGTAA
- a CDS encoding organic hydroperoxide resistance protein, which yields MKTLYTIGATATGGRNGHVKSDNGVLELEVRYPKGLGGANDDYANPEMLFAAGYSACFDSALNLVIKSAKIQTGETTVTAKVGIGQIENGGFGLEVELHANIPGVTIEEAQDLIEKAHQVCPYSNATRGNIEVKLTVSNN from the coding sequence ATGAAAACATTGTATACCATAGGTGCTACAGCTACCGGCGGAAGAAACGGACATGTAAAAAGTGATAATGGCGTTTTGGAACTTGAAGTACGCTATCCAAAAGGATTAGGCGGCGCTAATGATGACTATGCAAACCCTGAAATGTTATTTGCGGCCGGTTATTCTGCATGTTTTGACAGCGCTTTGAATTTAGTTATTAAATCTGCTAAAATTCAAACCGGTGAAACAACGGTTACAGCTAAAGTCGGAATTGGACAGATTGAAAACGGTGGATTCGGTTTAGAAGTTGAACTTCATGCCAATATTCCCGGAGTTACAATAGAAGAGGCTCAGGATCTGATTGAAAAAGCACATCAGGTATGTCCTTACTCAAATGCCACAAGAGGAAATATTGAGGTAAAACTTACAGTATCTAACAATTAA
- a CDS encoding DUF1304 domain-containing protein, whose translation MQIIAIILTTIVAIEHLYILWMEMFAWETAGKKAFGRALPHDLFKPTKGLAANQGLYNGFLAAGLVWSFLIENPEWSINVRIFFLGCVVVAGIFGAITASKKIFFVQALPAILALAFVLLSR comes from the coding sequence ATGCAGATCATCGCTATTATCCTGACAACTATTGTAGCAATAGAACATTTATATATTCTGTGGATGGAAATGTTTGCATGGGAAACTGCTGGTAAAAAAGCATTTGGACGGGCTTTGCCTCATGACTTATTTAAGCCTACCAAAGGGTTGGCAGCTAATCAGGGGCTTTACAATGGCTTTTTGGCTGCGGGTTTAGTCTGGTCATTTTTAATTGAAAATCCGGAATGGAGCATTAATGTACGTATATTCTTTCTTGGATGCGTTGTTGTTGCCGGAATATTTGGTGCAATAACAGCCAGTAAAAAGATCTTTTTTGTACAGGCATTGCCGGCAATACTGGCGCTTGCATTTGTTCTGCTTTCGAGATAA
- a CDS encoding GNAT family N-acetyltransferase has protein sequence MKPILETERLLLRELNPDDARNFFNLNENPNVIKYTGDKAFQNIEEARKFLENYQDYRLSGYGRWAVMSKENNEFLGWCGLKYNSSKDETDVGFRFFEHYWNKGFATESARACIDYGFKKLNLNTVVGRAMQDNTASVKVLEKLGMNYLRDFDFDGYKGVIYKIENRNLQY, from the coding sequence ATGAAACCAATATTAGAAACAGAAAGACTGTTGCTCAGAGAACTCAATCCTGATGATGCTAGGAATTTTTTTAATCTGAATGAAAATCCAAATGTTATAAAATATACCGGAGATAAAGCGTTTCAGAATATCGAAGAAGCCAGAAAATTTCTGGAAAATTACCAGGATTATAGACTCAGTGGATATGGACGTTGGGCTGTAATGAGTAAAGAAAATAATGAATTTCTGGGCTGGTGCGGATTAAAATATAACAGCAGTAAAGATGAAACAGATGTTGGATTTCGTTTTTTTGAACATTACTGGAATAAAGGTTTTGCAACTGAAAGTGCCAGAGCATGTATAGATTACGGCTTTAAAAAACTTAACCTGAATACTGTTGTAGGAAGAGCAATGCAGGATAATACAGCTTCTGTAAAGGTTCTGGAAAAATTGGGAATGAATTATTTAAGAGATTTTGACTTTGATGGGTATAAAGGAGTGATTTATAAAATAGAGAATAGAAACCTTCAGTACTAG